The bacterium DNA segment AATGAGAAACGGGACTGCAAATCGGAGTGCTTGATTGGACATGTTCCCTCCCGAAAGTGGGCGTTAGGCGAACCCTTAAGGAATGTGTACCCGCGCAGCCGCGGGTTGTTTTTGGAGATCAACATCCGCGTCGTTCTGTCTGATCTTCGTTCAGTTCAGAAATGTGGGTCGTCAGACTCTGATGTTTTTTCAGAATAGCACGCTGAATCGGACGAATGTTATGCAAATGTAAATTTTGTGAGTTGTAGCGCGGGCGTCTCGCCTGCAGGCTTGGCGCAGACGAGACGTCCGCGCTACTTCATCTTCTTGGCCAATTCCGGGTCGAGTTCGCGCAGGATTTCATATTGTTTGCGGGCGAGAATCCGCTCTCCCTTTGCGAGATAAGCCAATCCCAATGCGAGGTGAGCTCTTGCATGATTCGGATGTTTTTGAACCGCAAGTTTTAGATTTTCAATCGCGTCAGGCCAGTGCATCAGTTTGTAATACGCAACACCCAGGTTGTAGTAGCTTTCCGCATAATCCGGCTTCCAGCGGATCGAGCTCTGAAAAGCTTCGATTGCTTCCTTGTAATTCCCCATTTTTCCATACGCGATTCCGAGGTTATAAAATTTCAAGTATCCTGGATTCATCGCAATCGCTTTTTTGTGATGAGTGACAGCTTCCTCCCATCTTCCCAATCCTTG contains these protein-coding regions:
- a CDS encoding tetratricopeptide repeat protein, whose amino-acid sequence is QGLGRWEEAVTHHKKAIAMNPGYLKFYNLGIAYGKMGNYKEAIEAFQSSIRWKPDYAESYYNLGVAYYKLMHWPDAIENLKLAVQKHPNHARAHLALGLAYLAKGERILARKQYEILRELDPELAKKMK